In the Variovorax sp. S12S4 genome, one interval contains:
- a CDS encoding LysR family transcriptional regulator, protein MPRDDFNDLLAFLAVARERSFTRAAATLAMSPSSLSHKMRALESRMGVRLLTRTTRSVVPTEAGERLMATVAPQFDAIETELEALAEFRDKPAGTVRITAIDTVADLFIWPRLASLLHKYPDIKVEIDTSYRMVDIVEERYDIGVRTGEAIARDMVSVRMTPDFRRLIVGAPSYFERHPVPQTPQDLLAHNCITLRLATRGGLFAWPLERNGQAERVQVQGQLTFNGSYQILQAALDGCGLAFTPEYLARPHVEAGRLRCVMEEWFPTSPGFFMYYPSRRQKTQAVSMVIDALRLPDGPQPR, encoded by the coding sequence ATGCCGCGCGACGACTTCAATGACCTGCTCGCATTCCTCGCGGTGGCGCGCGAGCGCAGCTTCACGCGCGCGGCGGCCACGCTCGCCATGTCGCCATCGTCACTGAGCCACAAGATGCGCGCACTCGAAAGCCGCATGGGCGTGCGCCTGCTGACCCGCACCACCCGCAGCGTGGTGCCGACCGAAGCGGGCGAGCGGTTGATGGCGACGGTGGCGCCGCAGTTCGATGCAATCGAAACCGAGCTGGAGGCATTGGCCGAGTTCCGCGACAAGCCGGCCGGCACGGTGCGCATCACTGCGATCGACACCGTGGCGGACCTGTTCATCTGGCCGCGCCTCGCATCGCTGCTGCACAAGTACCCGGACATCAAGGTCGAGATCGACACCAGCTACCGCATGGTCGACATCGTCGAGGAGCGCTACGACATCGGCGTGCGCACCGGTGAAGCCATTGCACGCGACATGGTGTCGGTGCGCATGACGCCGGACTTTCGGCGCCTGATCGTCGGTGCACCGTCCTACTTCGAGCGCCACCCGGTGCCGCAAACGCCGCAGGACCTGCTTGCGCACAACTGCATCACGCTGCGGCTGGCAACGCGCGGCGGCCTCTTTGCCTGGCCGCTGGAACGCAACGGACAGGCCGAACGCGTGCAGGTGCAGGGGCAGCTCACCTTCAACGGCAGCTACCAGATCCTGCAGGCGGCACTGGACGGCTGCGGACTCGCTTTCACGCCAGAGTATCTGGCGCGGCCGCACGTGGAGGCCGGCCGCCTGCGCTGCGTGATGGAGGAGTGGTTTCCAACCTCGCCCGGCTTCTTCATGTACTACCCCAGCCGCCGCCAGAAAACGCAGGCGGTTTCCATGGTGATCGACGCGCTGCGTTTGCCCGATGGGCCTCAGCCGCGGTAG
- a CDS encoding antibiotic biosynthesis monooxygenase — MLFSTIHMPRRLWKLALVGTSLLTLALCRPALAQPPSPTPFVRFAELDIDNARLEEFRKAALENGEATLRLEPGVLAFHAVAEKGNPGRVRVFEMYVDAQAYQAHVQTSHFQKFRAQTDTMMLRRELHEAVPVRLGAKKSLPSRPPHVRVAELTIDPAQLQAYKDAVSEEIDTSIRVEPGVLGIYSFALKEQPAQLRFVEIYADEAAYRQHIDSPHFKKYVEATKSMITSRTLLEAEPVFLGLPPAAKAPAYYVSEFELTDPEGIKPYSAQVEATFRPFGGYYFVRGGKVSALEGEPAKRIVMIAFPSLERAQAWYDSPQYREIRPIRSRSAKSRVYIVEGAPP, encoded by the coding sequence ATGCTGTTCTCCACGATTCACATGCCACGTCGCCTCTGGAAGCTGGCGCTTGTCGGCACATCGCTGCTGACGCTGGCGCTGTGCCGGCCTGCGCTCGCCCAACCGCCCAGCCCCACGCCCTTCGTGCGATTTGCCGAACTCGACATCGACAATGCCAGGCTCGAAGAGTTTCGCAAGGCCGCCCTTGAAAACGGCGAAGCCACTTTGCGCCTGGAGCCGGGGGTCCTCGCCTTCCATGCCGTGGCTGAAAAAGGCAATCCGGGCCGGGTGCGGGTGTTCGAGATGTATGTCGACGCACAGGCCTACCAGGCCCACGTGCAGACGTCGCACTTCCAGAAGTTTCGGGCGCAGACAGACACGATGATGCTGCGGCGCGAACTGCACGAAGCCGTGCCCGTGCGCCTGGGCGCCAAGAAGAGCTTGCCCTCCCGGCCTCCTCATGTGCGGGTTGCAGAGCTGACGATCGATCCGGCCCAGCTCCAGGCCTACAAGGACGCGGTGTCGGAAGAAATCGACACATCGATCCGCGTCGAACCCGGCGTGCTGGGCATCTACTCCTTCGCGCTGAAAGAGCAGCCGGCACAACTGCGCTTTGTCGAGATCTATGCCGATGAAGCGGCCTACCGGCAGCACATCGACTCGCCGCATTTCAAGAAGTATGTGGAGGCCACCAAGTCGATGATCACCTCGCGCACGCTGTTGGAAGCGGAGCCGGTGTTCCTCGGCCTGCCGCCGGCAGCCAAGGCACCCGCGTACTACGTCTCCGAATTCGAACTCACCGACCCCGAAGGCATCAAGCCCTACAGCGCACAAGTGGAGGCAACCTTCAGGCCCTTCGGCGGCTACTACTTCGTGCGGGGCGGAAAGGTGAGCGCGCTCGAAGGCGAGCCTGCGAAGCGCATCGTCATGATCGCCTTTCCCAGCCTGGAGCGGGCACAGGCCTGGTACGACTCGCCGCAGTATCGGGAGATCCGTCCCATCCGCTCCAGGTCGGCGAAGTCGCGCGTGTACATCGTCGAGGGCGCGCCGCCTTGA
- a CDS encoding (R)-mandelonitrile lyase produces the protein MKTSLYCALCAVSLQAGAAEAQPDAAQQVTRAGSQTSSAGPAEYFTGRVRVDPVWLANAHINASGGVVTFEPGARSAWHTHPAGQRLLVMSGVGLTQEWGKPVQEIRAGDTVWCPPGVKHWHGAAPGSAMSHLAVTGTVNGKNVEWMEKVSEEQYGAR, from the coding sequence ATGAAAACATCCTTGTATTGCGCGCTCTGCGCCGTATCGCTTCAGGCCGGCGCCGCTGAAGCGCAGCCCGACGCCGCCCAGCAGGTCACGCGCGCGGGCAGCCAGACTTCGTCCGCGGGCCCGGCTGAATACTTCACCGGCCGCGTCCGGGTCGATCCCGTGTGGCTTGCCAATGCGCACATCAATGCCTCGGGCGGCGTGGTGACTTTCGAGCCGGGCGCGCGCTCGGCCTGGCATACCCATCCCGCTGGGCAGCGATTGCTGGTGATGTCGGGTGTGGGGCTGACCCAGGAGTGGGGCAAGCCCGTGCAGGAGATCCGCGCGGGCGACACGGTCTGGTGCCCGCCGGGCGTCAAGCACTGGCACGGCGCGGCGCCGGGCTCCGCGATGAGCCACCTGGCCGTGACCGGCACGGTGAACGGCAAGAACGTCGAATGGATGGAGAAAGTCAGCGAAGAGCAATATGGCGCGCGCTAG
- a CDS encoding carboxymuconolactone decarboxylase family protein, producing MPEPAGASRHDQHPQSQALSATQQAIVPIAAFAAAGDIARLNAALNQGLDAGLTVSEAKEVLVQLYAYAGFPRSLNALTELMKVVDARKQRGVKDAEGRGPNRPIPKGDALMAAGTANQTRLSGAPVQGPLFDFAPVANEYLRSHLFGDIFERDNLDWQSREVATVSMLSALAGVESQLQSHIRISMNVGLSAQQLRQLGSVLADRVDADSARRMRDALGRQLASKPAG from the coding sequence ATCCCAGAACCAGCAGGAGCCAGCCGGCATGACCAGCACCCCCAGTCCCAGGCCCTGTCGGCCACGCAGCAGGCCATCGTGCCGATCGCGGCCTTTGCCGCCGCGGGCGACATTGCCAGGCTGAACGCGGCCTTGAACCAGGGGCTGGATGCCGGCTTGACCGTGAGCGAAGCCAAGGAGGTGCTGGTGCAGCTCTACGCGTATGCCGGCTTCCCGCGCAGCCTGAATGCGCTGACGGAGCTGATGAAGGTCGTCGACGCGCGCAAGCAGCGCGGCGTGAAAGATGCCGAGGGCCGTGGGCCGAACCGCCCCATTCCGAAAGGCGACGCCTTGATGGCGGCGGGAACCGCCAATCAGACCAGGCTGTCGGGTGCGCCGGTCCAGGGGCCGTTGTTCGACTTTGCGCCGGTAGCCAACGAGTACCTGCGGTCCCATCTGTTCGGCGACATTTTCGAACGCGACAACCTCGACTGGCAAAGCCGCGAAGTGGCCACGGTCAGCATGCTGTCCGCGCTTGCGGGTGTCGAGTCGCAGCTGCAGTCGCACATCCGCATCAGCATGAACGTGGGCCTCTCGGCGCAGCAGCTGCGGCAACTGGGCAGCGTGCTGGCCGACCGCGTGGATGCCGACAGCGCCCGGCGCATGCGCGACGCGCTGGGGCGCCAACTGGCGAGCAAGCCGGCAGGTTGA
- a CDS encoding SDR family oxidoreductase, which produces MTLSNSTILVTGGASGIGFALAQQLLQRGNRVIVCGRGAESLARAQAIEPALVTRICDVTDAESRRALIDWIAAEHPDLSVVFNNAGVQYRRSFTGDHALDDLEQEVAVNFTAPVQLVGEILPLLRRQKQAVIVNVTSGLAFAPMADVPVYCAAKAALHSFTLTLRHQLRHTAIKMVEMVPPIVDTGLGGNTRSDGTKNAGMMSPDAFATEALALLEEGHDEVLVGLSVGTRQHGEKLFQRMNGN; this is translated from the coding sequence ATGACATTGAGCAACAGCACCATCCTTGTGACCGGGGGCGCCAGCGGTATCGGATTTGCGCTCGCGCAGCAGCTTCTTCAGCGGGGAAACCGCGTCATCGTCTGTGGCCGCGGGGCCGAGTCGCTGGCGCGCGCGCAAGCGATCGAGCCGGCGCTTGTCACGCGAATCTGCGACGTGACCGACGCGGAAAGCCGAAGGGCGCTGATCGACTGGATTGCCGCCGAGCACCCGGACCTCAGCGTTGTCTTCAACAATGCCGGCGTTCAATATCGCCGCAGCTTTACCGGCGATCATGCGCTGGACGATCTGGAGCAAGAGGTTGCGGTCAACTTCACTGCACCGGTGCAACTTGTCGGCGAGATCCTGCCGCTGCTGCGCCGGCAGAAGCAGGCTGTGATCGTCAACGTCACGTCAGGTCTGGCCTTTGCACCGATGGCTGATGTGCCCGTGTACTGCGCTGCCAAGGCCGCGTTGCACTCATTCACTCTCACGCTCAGGCATCAACTCCGACACACCGCAATCAAGATGGTGGAAATGGTGCCCCCCATCGTCGACACCGGACTGGGCGGCAATACCCGAAGCGACGGCACGAAGAACGCCGGAATGATGAGCCCCGACGCCTTTGCAACCGAAGCGTTGGCACTCCTCGAAGAGGGGCACGACGAAGTGCTGGTCGGGCTTTCGGTGGGCACGCGCCAGCACGGCGAAAAACTCTTCCAGCGCATGAATGGCAATTGA
- a CDS encoding tartrate dehydrogenase, producing the protein MKTYKIATIPGDGIGKEVIPAGQQVLQALASAGGSFNFEFENFGWGGDYYREHGVMMPNDGLDALRGKDAILFGSAGDPHIPDHITLWGLRLKICQGFDQYANVRPTRILPGIDGPLKRCGPDDLNWVIVRENSEGEYAGVGGRVHQGHPIEAATDVSMMTRAGVERIMRFAFGLAQSRPRKLLTVITKSNAQRHAMVMWDEIALQVSREFPDVAWDKELVDASTARMINRPASLDTIVATNLHADILSDLAAALAGSLGIAPTGNIDPERRYPSMFEPIHGSAFDIMGKGLANPVGTFWSVVMMLEHLGEAEAARRVMQAVEAVTADSSLHTRDLGGTATTAQVTQAVCARLA; encoded by the coding sequence ATGAAGACGTACAAGATTGCAACCATTCCCGGAGACGGCATCGGCAAGGAAGTGATTCCCGCAGGCCAGCAGGTGCTCCAGGCGCTGGCCTCGGCCGGCGGAAGCTTCAATTTCGAGTTCGAGAATTTCGGCTGGGGCGGCGACTACTACCGCGAGCACGGCGTGATGATGCCGAACGACGGGCTCGATGCGCTGCGCGGCAAGGACGCCATCTTGTTCGGCTCGGCGGGCGACCCGCACATTCCCGACCACATCACGCTTTGGGGCCTGCGCCTGAAGATCTGCCAGGGCTTCGACCAGTACGCCAACGTGCGCCCGACGCGCATCCTGCCCGGCATCGACGGCCCCCTGAAGCGCTGCGGGCCTGACGACCTAAACTGGGTGATCGTGCGCGAAAACTCCGAAGGCGAATACGCCGGCGTCGGTGGCCGCGTGCACCAGGGGCACCCCATCGAAGCCGCTACCGATGTCTCGATGATGACCCGCGCGGGCGTCGAACGCATCATGCGCTTCGCCTTCGGGCTGGCGCAGTCGCGGCCCCGCAAGCTCCTCACGGTCATCACCAAGAGCAACGCCCAGCGTCATGCCATGGTGATGTGGGACGAGATTGCGCTGCAGGTCTCCAGGGAGTTTCCGGACGTCGCCTGGGACAAGGAGCTGGTCGACGCATCGACCGCGCGAATGATCAACCGGCCGGCCTCGCTCGACACCATCGTTGCCACCAACCTGCATGCCGACATCCTCAGCGACCTGGCCGCCGCGCTCGCGGGCAGCCTGGGCATTGCGCCGACCGGCAACATCGACCCCGAGCGCCGCTACCCCTCGATGTTCGAGCCGATCCACGGCTCTGCCTTCGACATCATGGGCAAGGGCCTGGCCAATCCGGTCGGCACCTTCTGGTCGGTCGTGATGATGCTCGAGCACCTGGGCGAGGCCGAGGCCGCAAGGCGCGTCATGCAGGCGGTCGAAGCCGTGACGGCCGACTCGTCGCTTCATACCCGCGATCTGGGCGGCACCGCCACCACCGCGCAGGTCACGCAGGCCGTGTGCGCACGGCTCGCATAG
- a CDS encoding LysR family transcriptional regulator, which yields MKRDSISDLLAFMAVARERSFTRAASKLGVSQSSLSHTIRALETRLGVRLLTRTTRSVAPTEAGERLLETVAPRLQEIEAEVAAVSELGTKMAGSIRITAIDYVVDTVLWPRLRPLVAEYPDLKIEISSDYRMVDIAAERFDIGVRWGDQVAKDMIAVRLAPDQQMVIAGAPGYLAERGVPATPQELLAHNCIALRLAGGGLYAWELKSGDRELQARVGGQATFNSAYQMLNAALSGCGLAFLPQDLAWPHLQVGRLRAVLEDWCPVFPGLHAYYPNRRQSTRALTLVIDALRYRG from the coding sequence ATGAAGCGTGACTCGATCAGTGACCTGCTGGCCTTCATGGCGGTGGCGCGCGAGCGCAGCTTCACGCGTGCGGCCTCCAAGCTTGGCGTGTCGCAATCTTCACTGAGCCACACCATCCGTGCGCTGGAAACCCGCCTTGGGGTGCGCCTGCTGACGCGCACGACGCGCAGCGTGGCGCCCACCGAGGCCGGCGAGCGGCTGCTGGAAACGGTGGCCCCACGGCTGCAGGAAATCGAAGCCGAAGTCGCCGCGGTCAGCGAGCTCGGCACCAAGATGGCCGGCAGCATCCGCATCACGGCCATCGACTACGTGGTGGACACGGTGCTGTGGCCCCGCCTGAGGCCGCTGGTTGCCGAATACCCTGATCTCAAGATCGAGATCAGCTCGGACTACCGCATGGTCGACATTGCGGCCGAGCGTTTCGACATCGGCGTGCGCTGGGGCGACCAGGTGGCCAAGGACATGATTGCGGTGCGCCTTGCGCCCGACCAGCAGATGGTGATCGCCGGCGCGCCGGGCTACCTGGCGGAACGCGGTGTGCCGGCCACACCGCAGGAATTGCTTGCGCACAACTGCATCGCGCTGCGCCTGGCGGGCGGCGGCCTGTATGCATGGGAGCTCAAGAGCGGCGACCGCGAGTTGCAGGCTCGCGTGGGTGGGCAGGCGACCTTCAACAGCGCCTACCAGATGCTGAACGCCGCGTTGAGCGGCTGCGGCCTGGCTTTCTTGCCGCAAGACCTGGCCTGGCCTCATCTGCAGGTGGGGCGCTTGCGGGCCGTGCTGGAGGACTGGTGCCCGGTATTCCCGGGCCTGCATGCCTATTACCCGAACCGGCGCCAGTCGACGCGTGCGTTGACGCTGGTGATCGACGCGCTGCGCTACCGCGGCTGA
- a CDS encoding response regulator transcription factor, translating to MNRVLLVEDHERLARLTCSGLEAAGIAADVVHRGDAAWAAIQEVPYGALVLDRGLPDGDGLALLQRLRARGVGVPCLVLTARDALHDRVEGLESGADDYLAKPFAMDEMVARVRALLRRPVQCRPLEPAHGDLQLKPAEGSVCCGEGRVSLAPSEMQILLLLVQGGGDTVRRAALELAAWGLGGAVTPNALDVALHRLRRKLLAIGSRQRVVNVRGLGYALRPVGVAE from the coding sequence ATGAATCGCGTTCTCCTGGTCGAGGACCACGAGCGGCTGGCCCGGCTCACGTGCAGCGGGCTGGAAGCCGCCGGTATTGCGGCCGATGTTGTCCACCGCGGCGATGCTGCGTGGGCGGCCATCCAGGAGGTGCCGTACGGTGCGCTGGTGCTCGACCGGGGGCTGCCCGACGGAGACGGGCTCGCCTTGCTGCAGCGCCTGCGCGCGCGAGGGGTGGGCGTGCCGTGCCTTGTTTTGACGGCCCGCGATGCCTTGCACGACCGCGTGGAAGGGCTCGAGTCCGGGGCCGACGACTACCTTGCCAAGCCCTTTGCCATGGACGAAATGGTGGCGCGCGTGCGGGCGCTGCTGCGCCGCCCGGTGCAATGCCGGCCGCTCGAGCCCGCGCATGGCGACTTGCAGCTGAAACCGGCCGAGGGAAGCGTTTGCTGCGGTGAGGGGCGCGTGTCATTGGCACCGTCGGAAATGCAGATCCTGCTGTTGCTGGTGCAGGGAGGCGGCGACACGGTGCGCCGCGCTGCGCTCGAACTGGCTGCATGGGGATTGGGCGGCGCGGTGACGCCGAATGCACTTGACGTGGCCCTTCACCGGCTTCGCCGAAAGTTACTCGCCATTGGCTCGCGGCAGCGGGTTGTCAACGTAAGAGGCCTCGGCTATGCGCTTCGTCCAGTCGGCGTGGCTGAATAG
- a CDS encoding tripartite tricarboxylate transporter substrate binding protein, whose product MKKQPFAMGRRAVAGTVLAAVALSAAPWAAAQEPWPAKPISLVVPFPSGGTTDVLARALADALSKSLGQPVIVESKPGAGATLGADYVAKARPDGYTLLMGAVHHTIATSVYKKLPYDFQKDLAPITTVAMVPNVLVVNASLTTAKSMAELVAAGKSSSKELAYGSNGNGTAQHLIGTQFQASTGVKLLHVPYKGSGPLTTDLLGGQVDMSFDTITPVLQHIKGGKLRALAVTTAKRSAVLPDVPTLEEAGLKGFDIGTWFGVLAPVGTPKDIVVKLNAEMVKIIKSPDFAERMRAIGADPIGDSSADMAARIRDETAKFARLVKEGKVAVE is encoded by the coding sequence ATGAAGAAGCAACCATTCGCCATGGGGCGCCGCGCCGTCGCGGGAACTGTGCTGGCAGCCGTGGCACTCTCCGCCGCGCCCTGGGCCGCTGCGCAGGAGCCGTGGCCGGCCAAGCCGATCAGCCTGGTCGTGCCTTTTCCGTCCGGCGGCACCACCGACGTGCTGGCCCGCGCGCTCGCCGATGCGCTCTCCAAGAGCCTGGGGCAACCTGTGATCGTGGAAAGCAAGCCGGGCGCCGGTGCCACGCTAGGTGCAGACTACGTCGCCAAGGCCAGGCCCGACGGCTACACATTGCTGATGGGTGCGGTGCACCACACCATTGCCACCAGCGTGTACAAGAAGCTGCCCTACGACTTCCAGAAAGACCTGGCGCCCATCACCACGGTGGCGATGGTGCCCAATGTGCTGGTGGTCAATGCGTCGCTCACGACCGCAAAGTCGATGGCTGAGCTGGTTGCCGCCGGCAAGTCATCGTCCAAGGAACTGGCCTACGGCTCGAATGGCAACGGCACCGCGCAGCACCTCATCGGCACGCAGTTCCAGGCCAGCACCGGCGTCAAGCTGCTGCACGTGCCCTACAAGGGCAGCGGCCCGCTCACCACCGACCTGCTGGGCGGACAGGTGGACATGTCCTTCGACACCATCACGCCCGTGCTTCAGCACATCAAGGGCGGCAAGCTGCGCGCCCTGGCCGTGACCACCGCCAAGCGTTCCGCCGTGCTGCCCGATGTGCCGACGCTCGAAGAGGCGGGGCTGAAGGGCTTCGACATCGGCACTTGGTTCGGCGTGCTGGCACCAGTTGGAACGCCGAAGGACATCGTCGTGAAGCTGAATGCCGAGATGGTGAAGATCATCAAGTCGCCGGACTTCGCAGAAAGAATGCGTGCGATCGGCGCCGACCCGATAGGCGACAGCTCCGCCGACATGGCAGCGCGCATCCGCGACGAGACGGCGAAGTTCGCGAGGCTCGTGAAAGAAGGGAAGGTGGCGGTGGAGTAG
- a CDS encoding LysR family transcriptional regulator, with amino-acid sequence MSHGIQPSELGFFVQIATGGSLSAAARNLGVSTPAVSKRLSQMEQRLRMPLVNRTTRRMSLTPEGEVFLEHARRILGELDDLDQLLAKGRGSPKGLLRVNATLGFGRMHVAPVISRYSRLCPDVEVQLQLSADPPPLTDDAFDVCVRFGEPPDARVIAKRLAPNRRLLCASPKYLAQRGMPVVPSDLARHDCIGIRQGNDAYGVWRLSSGKGRREQTETIKVRGALTTNDGEIAVRWALDGHGIVMRAEWDIERYLAGGRLVQVLPQYRTPGADIYAVYAQRHQLSSRIRVFVDCLSDAFARLGNKSDPGSAGIA; translated from the coding sequence ATGAGCCACGGCATCCAGCCCTCCGAATTGGGCTTTTTCGTGCAGATTGCTACCGGCGGCAGCTTGAGCGCCGCGGCGCGCAACCTGGGGGTGTCCACGCCGGCGGTGAGCAAGCGGCTTTCGCAAATGGAGCAACGGCTTCGCATGCCGCTCGTGAACCGCACCACGCGGCGCATGAGCCTGACGCCCGAGGGCGAGGTGTTCCTGGAGCATGCGCGCCGCATCCTCGGCGAGCTCGACGACCTCGACCAGCTCCTGGCCAAGGGCAGAGGGTCGCCGAAGGGCCTGCTGCGGGTGAACGCGACCCTGGGATTCGGCCGCATGCATGTGGCACCGGTGATCTCGCGCTACAGCCGGCTGTGTCCCGACGTGGAGGTGCAATTGCAGCTGTCCGCCGACCCGCCGCCATTGACGGATGATGCCTTCGACGTCTGCGTGCGCTTCGGCGAGCCGCCGGACGCGAGAGTGATCGCCAAGCGCCTGGCGCCGAACCGGCGGCTGCTGTGCGCCTCGCCCAAGTACCTGGCCCAGCGCGGAATGCCGGTGGTTCCGAGCGACCTGGCGCGCCATGACTGCATCGGAATTCGCCAGGGCAACGACGCCTATGGGGTGTGGCGCCTTTCCAGCGGAAAAGGCCGCCGCGAACAGACCGAGACCATCAAGGTCCGCGGCGCGCTGACCACCAACGACGGGGAGATTGCGGTGCGCTGGGCGCTGGACGGCCATGGCATCGTCATGCGGGCCGAATGGGACATCGAGCGGTATCTCGCGGGCGGCCGCCTCGTGCAGGTGCTGCCGCAGTACCGCACGCCCGGCGCGGACATCTACGCCGTGTACGCGCAACGGCATCAGCTTTCTTCGCGCATACGCGTGTTCGTGGATTGCCTGTCCGACGCCTTCGCGCGCCTGGGGAACAAAAGCGACCCTGGCTCGGCAGGCATCGCCTGA
- a CDS encoding MarR family winged helix-turn-helix transcriptional regulator has protein sequence MSSLMLELFRLNSRLLTAGDRLVAPLGLTSARWQILGTIFKGEHPQPVAWLARTLGANRQNVQRIVNDLEKEKLVAFETNPHHRRAQLVVLTDRGRQVYTAAMTLQAPWIDSLSDGVAVNDIKTMQRVMASIRQKLEQDMEDEEQG, from the coding sequence ATGAGCAGCTTGATGCTCGAACTGTTCAGGCTGAACAGCCGCCTGCTGACCGCAGGCGATCGGCTGGTGGCGCCGCTCGGGCTGACGAGCGCCCGCTGGCAGATTCTTGGCACCATCTTCAAGGGCGAACACCCGCAGCCCGTGGCGTGGCTTGCCCGCACGCTGGGTGCCAACCGGCAAAACGTGCAGCGGATCGTCAACGACCTGGAGAAGGAAAAACTCGTCGCGTTCGAAACCAACCCTCACCACCGGCGGGCGCAGCTCGTGGTGCTGACCGACAGGGGCCGGCAGGTCTACACAGCCGCCATGACCTTGCAAGCCCCGTGGATCGACAGCCTCTCGGACGGGGTTGCGGTGAACGACATCAAGACCATGCAGAGAGTCATGGCCTCGATTCGGCAGAAGCTGGAGCAGGACATGGAGGACGAAGAGCAAGGCTGA
- a CDS encoding AraC family transcriptional regulator, with protein MKQELPGVSADTFEALRAALAQRIARWTDGAEQFDTAIPGLAFYRHDAPTPPMNCMVGPSIALTVQGAKRALLGGRSYSYHSGRHLIAALNLPVVLQAVEAHPDRPYLSLVLELDARGIAELLLMQAEPPALPGHSSTAPGLAPSLVLGDTTEALLELFLRLVKLLDEPAALAVIAPLVRKEIFYRLLTGEQGAWLWQMASAGSQNQRIARAIEWLKLNFAQPLRIEELAAHVQMSPSRFHHHFRALTAMSPLQFQKWLRLNEARRLMLADCIDASSAAFQVGYESPSQFSREYGRLFGAPPRRDIEDLRQKGGAGGTK; from the coding sequence GTGAAGCAGGAATTGCCCGGTGTATCGGCGGATACGTTCGAAGCCTTGCGCGCGGCGCTGGCTCAACGCATTGCGCGCTGGACAGACGGTGCCGAGCAATTCGACACGGCCATTCCCGGGCTTGCGTTCTACAGGCACGATGCGCCGACCCCGCCCATGAACTGCATGGTCGGGCCGAGCATTGCGCTGACGGTGCAGGGCGCCAAGCGCGCGCTGCTGGGAGGCCGGAGCTACAGCTATCACAGCGGCCGCCACCTCATTGCCGCGCTCAACCTGCCCGTGGTGCTGCAGGCTGTCGAGGCGCATCCCGATCGGCCATACCTGAGCCTGGTGCTGGAACTGGATGCACGCGGTATCGCGGAGTTGCTGCTCATGCAGGCCGAGCCGCCCGCGTTGCCCGGGCACTCGTCCACGGCCCCAGGCTTGGCACCGAGCCTCGTATTGGGCGATACGACCGAGGCGCTTCTCGAGCTCTTCCTGCGTTTGGTCAAGCTGCTGGACGAGCCGGCCGCGCTTGCGGTGATTGCGCCGCTGGTGCGAAAGGAAATTTTCTATCGCCTGCTCACGGGCGAGCAGGGCGCATGGTTGTGGCAGATGGCGTCCGCGGGCAGCCAGAACCAGCGCATCGCGCGCGCCATCGAATGGCTGAAGCTCAATTTCGCCCAACCGCTGCGTATCGAGGAGCTTGCCGCCCACGTGCAAATGAGCCCATCTCGGTTCCACCATCATTTCCGCGCCTTGACGGCCATGAGTCCGCTTCAGTTTCAGAAATGGCTGCGCCTCAACGAAGCACGCAGGCTGATGCTGGCGGATTGCATCGATGCCTCGAGTGCGGCGTTCCAGGTCGGGTATGAAAGCCCGTCGCAGTTCAGCCGTGAATACGGCCGCCTGTTCGGTGCCCCGCCGCGGCGGGACATCGAAGACCTGCGGCAGAAGGGCGGTGCCGGGGGCACGAAATGA